GTTTATTGTCAACAGATTAACACCAACAGTTTATCACGTCCCCGAAATGATCAAACACTATGCATTTAAGATAAATCACGACTTTCTTCTTCAGTACTCTGAATTTTCTCTTGGGTGTTGcccagaaaaacagcagaaatgttgcCTTGACAAAACTTCGACTATATGATTCAGTCTTGCTTGTTTGGAGTAAAGAAATGCCACAGCATCACTGTGAGGCCGATTAACGTGGATGCTTCATGCAGCCGTTTCTGCTTGTGGCGCTGCGACTGCTTAACTGAAGATTCTCGAGCTTGTGTTTTTCAACTGTGAAAAAAGTGTGAGGAACAAGAGTCAGAGGAAAAATACAAGCTCCTCCCTCTCAGGTTGGCACATGGCAAATTGAAATAAGCAGTTTTAAAATAGGCACTTATGAAACCATACACCTGTGTGTAAGTGCAAAAGATGCATGCACAGTGTGTTAATAAAAGCAGAATACATTGATgtcttttcagtctctctccatGCAGATATTCTGAGCAGCCTTGATTACTGTGATGCGATGTCGCTTTATACACCTGTAGCATTTGATTGTTTCAGGTGATGGAATCATCCTGTGGTCAgctatgagaaaaaaaaacagatctcTCAGGTATGTGAAGGACACCTCTTTTGAGTTTAGagtgctcctctgtgtgtgcagctgcatgtgtgtatagctgcagctgcacacgTGGAAATCATGCGACATGTACAACAGACAGggaaaacatttttgttcatGTATTGCAATGTCATATTATGTGTGTTAAGTGGGACCACTGATATTCATTTCCACAAGTTGAAGATAAGAGAAAAGGTTAtacatgacaacaacaaatcTTGAGCTTGAGCTTAAAGGGTTTAAAGGGTGTACAAACAGTATTCACCAGAAACAAGTCACACAAGTCTTCTGAGAGCAAAGGCTAAATATTCCACTGTGACCTTACTGGAAAACAGTTTACTTCAAAGTTACCTAATACTTTTCCCCACGCCCCCATCTCAGGGTCATGTGACCTCTCTGAATGCTGGTGCcatggggtggggggtggggggtgaatCTGTAAGGATTATCCTCCACAGTCAACTCAGCTGAccgcacacaacacacacacactcaccgaTGGCAAGAGTCTGCAGGCACCAGGACACAAACAGGTATGAAATCCCACTTTTGTTTTAGATATTCATGTAAAATTCTCATTTAATTCATCTGAGGTTAACATGTATGAGCTGGTGGTAAACATGTAAATGCCGAGCACATGGAGAGTAAATCGGGCCAGCAGGCTGGTGAGGATGATCTCCTGATCCCCTGTGATTGGGTCTGAGTCGAGTTAGCACTCATCTCGGGTCAGTGTTACAGTCCTTTATTCTTGCTGTGATAACCAGTAAGTGACATTCTTTTTTATATATCAATCTACTGTAGATGATGTTTACTCAGTAAATTTTCTGTTTAAATTTCATCAAACTGTCTCACTAAACAAGTAAAGTTCAGTTTAGGTGTTAAAGAGGTCTTGATTCAGCTTTATGATAATTGTGTTGGCCATTGTTGTCAGTGATGGTATTTTACTTTACGTTGGTTTGTGAGTTGTTACAGTTATTTTTGTCGACCCAGTGTACTTTTTCCCAGTAATAGTGGTTAAGTATTCTATTCATAGGGCACAGCAGGCAAAAGCCCAATAGACAGGATTAATGATCTGAGTGCATAGTTGGAGTGAAACAAGGACGTCCCCCTTGCCACCAGCTCTATACTAGCTGTGTCTAGACACTTATCACCATTTGTACTTCTTACATGTAACAGCAGCATGTAAGTTGTGAATGCTGTCTTTCATTTGGTGGGGCACGGGCCCACAACATGAATACATTTCCTCCATATGTTCAGTCACTGACTGCATTTGCCATGAAATCTGTGGATTTTGTTATGAGGTTTTGTATGCATATGAAATTTAATCAGTGTGTTTTGGATTTCTCTCTACTGTTTGGTTAGTATCCTTGTGTGACACATATATACATCAGGGACCCTTTGTCCACACACTATGGCCTCCGTGGAGGATGAGCTGACCTGCTCTGTGTGCCGAGACACCTTCAGCCAAGCCCACCCCCTGCCCTGTGGTCACAGCTTCTGCCCTGCCTGCATCCGCGAGGCCTGGATAGACCAAGGCGGGGGCAATAGCCGCTTTACCTGCACCCAGTGTCAGGAGGAGCACGGTGAAGTACTGTGTGACAGCTGCCCTCCACAGCCAGCGGAGGGACAGCCATCGTTGGCCATCAAGACCTGCCTGAGGTGTGAAGTGTCATTGTGTGCAGAGCACCTCCAACCCCATCTGGAAAGACCGGCGTTTAGCACCCACTTGTTGGTGGATCCCCTGGGGGACCTCTCCCAGAGAAGGTGCTCCATCCACACAGAGATGTTGCGCTACTACTGTGCCGATGAGAGGGTGTACGTGTGTGGTGACTGTCTGCTGGAGGGAGGCCATGTTCAGCACAAAGTGAAGGCACTGAGACAAGTGGAGGAGGATCTGAAGGTCAGCTGGAAGACGATgcaatatgtgtgtttttatgtttggttgtttgttcaTTGCTAATAAATGTGTGATTCCACAGATCATTCTCCAGACCCTGCttagaaaagcagaggagaagctgaaagATGGAGAGCGACTCCTCAAAGAGCATGAGAATATTGATTGCACCATGGCTGTGAGTAAAACTATTTGAAATGCAGCATAATGAAGCTCTCAGATGTTCTGTGCACTCTGTACTGCTCAAGTTGCGACCCAGAAGGGATCCCAAATTTAAATCATTTCCATTTATAACCCTCCCACTGGCCTTGTTCTCCTAATTTTTCAAATGGACCACATGGTTCGTCTCAATCACTGGTCTGGCACCAACCATCGCTTTCATGACCGATTGCAGGACTCTTTGAAGCAGGATGACACCCAGGTGGAGCGGCTGGGCTCAGACCTGCAGGTCCAGGTGAAGAACCTGGTGGTCGCTCTGAGGGAGATCAccaagagggagagacagcagatCATAGAGCGTGTGCATGAAGACTGCTCCAAAGTGAGAGAGGACATGAGCCAGACACTGAGCATTCAGCACTATCTGGCCGCGCTGCTGGCAGAGACGGACCCCTTCCTGCTCATCTGGGTAAGACTGAACAGACACTTGCCAGATTTGATGGAAGCTAGGTCATAGAAATATATACAGTTCTGATCATGAGTGGATTCCAGTCCAGACTAATGTAAATACCTGCAAACctggcattcccatcagcctcaggttgtactttgtgtttacagattattaaagggatagttcagGAGAAGCAGACAGTACTATCAGCATAGAAGCTAAGCAATGTACTACTCTGCAAAATCCACctaaaataatcataatcaGTTTAAGTGTATGCTATATTTTATATATCTTCAGTGCTTTACCTTGCCGTCAGGCAACCCGTTGCTTTGGCACTATATTTTGAAGAAAtgcactttcctctctctctgtgttggcCTGTTCCATCTATAAAAGTTCTCTTCCACAAACTGACTGAAAGTCTGACCTTGCGGTATAATACAGTTGTGCACATGGCTCAGTTAATCTTATCCGTAGGAATACAGAAGTTTTATGGCTGAGAAAATATAGTGCGCAAGGTCAGGGGGAAGAAATTCGAAGCCCTTGAAAATTTGTGTTGAGTATTTTCTCATATTAAATGTTAATGAGACTTTGAGACTCAAAAATCCATCTTAGATAGACAGTTATCAAATAACCATAAGCTAGGTTCTGATTCAAAGGTTGCTAAGTCATGATAAGTGATGTGACGTCACCATTTTCTTCATCTAAACCAGTgagaacagacaaaacaacacagaccaTATTCTCTAATAGAAATGATCAAAACTGTTTTGGCAGCAAACATAGTGTTAACGTAGGACCCTATCGCTCATGGTAAAACGCTGATAGAGGAAAGGGGGCCTTTAAACTGTTCATTGTTATAGCAAAAAGCcaatttattttctcaaaaagAGGGAAATAGTTTCAAAAGAGGCCTTTTAATCTTTCATGTTGAGATGGCGTGTATTCGATGAATTAACAAATGAATGTATTATATGCTGTTCAGTATGCTCCACAATGCATAACATTGTATGGATTGTGGTCTGAACAGGTGAAAAAGGGGTGACTTAAAAGGAATCAAGCTGGGCAGCAAAGCCATAAGTATGTTCAGtactattgttattattgatgGTAAATATGTACCTAAATGTGCAGGTCCAGAGATGGTTCGTTATATGTTGGAATGGTGGTTTAACCTtgcctttctttattttcacatccagctggGTAGATTCATGAGGACACGTGCAATTGTTTCTTTGAATCAATCgttctttgtcatgtttttattcagctGTCCTTCACTCTTCTTTCCTCAGGCCTTTCAATCAGATGACACAAAGTAAGCCCAGAATAGGTCCATGACACTATGTTAGATCCTTAGGCTATGTCCTtgggtgtgttgtgtgtgtgtgtgtgtgtgtgtgtgtgtgtgtgtgtgtgtgtgtgtgtgtgtgtaggtaggCGGTTTTTGTATGCATGTGGAGGATAGCGAAGACcaaagggaggaagaaacaaacagataaatgtaGTTGTTTCATATAGAGGCCTTTGATCGATATGTGTTCATGAGATTCCTCCCACAGTATATGCTGTGCTCTTGTATTGTAGGTTACTAGCCGACCTGAACCGACCGCTTTTCATCCCTGATATCGTCAGTcttgacaggaaacacatcttGGAGGATGTAGAGAGCAAGTACCGGGAGTTCATCACTGCCACCCTCCGCTGCCTCAGTGAACTCAAGAGGGAGCTCTGTGAGTGGCACATGGGTGACACACACTCGCCccattcatttcactttcttAAAGGAATGGTTTCTAATGctcttattcactttcttgccgagagtttGATGGAAAGAGTGGAATACCATTCTCAtatttgtctgttaaatatTGGCCTACAGccaacagctggttagcttagcatagcataatgCAAAAATGGGGGAACTGGTACTCTATTGTAATATAATGATGATATCATCTTTGATTTTGATTTAGTATTTCATGTACTTTAAGATTTATTTAATGCACTCTTCCaattttacatgtaaaagtACTATTAGTGGTCTCCTGTGTGTGGTAACTAAGACTGTGTATATGGATGGTTGCATTTCAACAGTATGTGGGTGTCTGGAAGTGGAAATTTTTCTCAGttcataaaaagaaaaaaaaaaaacttcttgtTTCCATGAGCAGCAACACACTGTAGGTTGTGTTTCTTTTACACAAGTCATGTAACTCAAACTACTAAATATATATTGACTTCACtcttttatttccctctcaTATAGTAACCAGTCCACTGACTCTGGACACTAACACGGCTCATCCTCTGTTGAGCATCTCTGATGACCTTCGCTCAGTAACGCGGGTTAAAAACCGCCTTCCCTGTGCTGCTCACCTTGAACGTTTTGACCACTGGCCGCAGGTCCTCACCGTCCAGACCTTCTCCTCTGGGACTCACTACTGGGAGCTGGAGGCTGAGGGATTCTGGGATATCGGCGTCTGCTATAGAACTATTGGACGGAAGGGGAAGGATGGCAATGCCTTTGGGAACAACAAGGTATGTGTCCCACCTACCATAGCTGATTTAGTTGGTAGCACTTCACCATTTAAGGGTGATATatgtcacattttgttgttaATGTAGACAAATAAAATGAGTGGGAGCTTCTGTTTGGCGCCAGTGGTATTTGTTGTGCACTTTCCCCATAAACCCTTCCCTGGCAATATtctgagtttgttttgtctgtgtttgtgttcagagaaaatgaaaagactgTTTTTCCTTTGAACTCTTACTCATTCAGTTATCTGTCATAGAAGAAACTATTCATTCGCGCTCAACAGCAGAACCCTCTGCCTGTGTTATGCTGTAAAGAAATCTGTGCATCAAAGCAACGCAACCTTTTTACAGCACCAGCAActtttccatccaaatgtagtGCAAATTTTAACCAAGATTTAAGGAAACTGGCAAAGGAAAAGATGaattaatgtgtgtttccatgcacTACTGTTATACGAACAGTTGATTCACGGGGATAAACACCTGGTGGTGCTAATTCTCCAGTCTGATGCCATTATACCAccgcagaagaagaaagggCAACGAGATGATGTTATTGAGGGAG
The Chaetodon auriga isolate fChaAug3 chromosome 12, fChaAug3.hap1, whole genome shotgun sequence genome window above contains:
- the cbln12 gene encoding cerebellin 12 isoform X2; this encodes MASVEDELTCSVCRDTFSQAHPLPCGHSFCPACIREAWIDQGGGNSRFTCTQCQEEHGEVLCDSCPPQPAEGQPSLAIKTCLRCEVSLCAEHLQPHLERPAFSTHLLVDPLGDLSQRRCSIHTEMLRYYCADERVYVCGDCLLEGGHVQHKVKALRQVEEDLKIILQTLLRKAEEKLKDGERLLKEHENIDCTMADSLKQDDTQVERLGSDLQVQVKNLVVALREITKRERQQIIERVHEDCSKVREDMSQTLSIQHYLAALLAETDPFLLIWVTSRPEPTAFHP
- the cbln12 gene encoding cerebellin 12 isoform X1 encodes the protein MASVEDELTCSVCRDTFSQAHPLPCGHSFCPACIREAWIDQGGGNSRFTCTQCQEEHGEVLCDSCPPQPAEGQPSLAIKTCLRCEVSLCAEHLQPHLERPAFSTHLLVDPLGDLSQRRCSIHTEMLRYYCADERVYVCGDCLLEGGHVQHKVKALRQVEEDLKIILQTLLRKAEEKLKDGERLLKEHENIDCTMADSLKQDDTQVERLGSDLQVQVKNLVVALREITKRERQQIIERVHEDCSKVREDMSQTLSIQHYLAALLAETDPFLLIWAFQSDDTKLLADLNRPLFIPDIVSLDRKHILEDVESKYREFITATLRCLSELKRELLTSPLTLDTNTAHPLLSISDDLRSVTRVKNRLPCAAHLERFDHWPQVLTVQTFSSGTHYWELEAEGFWDIGVCYRTIGRKGKDGNAFGNNKVSWSLTQQHDRKLAAWHNRRKTRLVHQMTGNRVAVAVDYGTGTITFSEVGPSGNLIHLHTFSTTFTQPVCLGFGLYKAELNSHISLVKV